Proteins from a single region of Streptomyces sp. Tu 3180:
- a CDS encoding decarboxylase has protein sequence MTALGILYPGHSAEDDYPRIEQLLGSDIRVDLVHTDVGEDAHRVDALREIGSPERLAAGLRDLRLSGAEAVVWACTSGSFAHGWDGAHEQVRSLALAAGLPASSTSFAFVHALQEIEVRRVAVGATYPDDVAALFAGFLRAGGAEVTRVRSSGTVTEAGTWGEAELFALARAADTPDAQALLLPDTALHTVAHIPALEKELGKPVLTANQVTVWECLRLADRRVNAPELGALFTREPIVQV, from the coding sequence ATGACCGCACTGGGAATCCTCTACCCGGGCCACTCCGCCGAGGACGACTATCCGCGCATCGAGCAGCTGCTGGGCAGCGACATCCGGGTGGACCTGGTGCACACCGACGTCGGCGAGGACGCGCACCGGGTGGACGCGCTGCGGGAGATCGGCTCGCCCGAGCGGCTGGCGGCCGGGCTGCGGGACCTGCGGCTCTCGGGTGCCGAGGCCGTGGTGTGGGCCTGCACCAGCGGCAGCTTCGCGCACGGCTGGGACGGCGCCCACGAGCAGGTGCGCTCCCTGGCCCTCGCGGCGGGCCTGCCCGCGTCGTCCACCTCCTTCGCCTTCGTGCACGCGCTGCAGGAGATCGAGGTGCGGCGGGTCGCCGTCGGGGCCACCTACCCGGACGACGTGGCCGCGCTCTTCGCCGGCTTCCTGCGGGCCGGCGGGGCGGAGGTGACCCGGGTGCGCAGCTCCGGGACCGTCACGGAGGCCGGCACCTGGGGCGAGGCCGAGCTGTTCGCCCTGGCCCGCGCGGCCGACACCCCGGACGCCCAGGCGCTGCTCCTGCCGGACACGGCCCTGCACACGGTCGCCCACATCCCGGCCCTGGAGAAGGAACTGGGCAAGCCGGTCCTCACCGCCAACCAGGTCACGGTCTGGGAGTGCCTGCGCCTGGCCGACCGCCGGGTGAACGCCCCGGAACTGGGCGCGCTGTTCACCAGGGAGCCGATCGTGCAGGTGTGA